GCATATCAGCTGTGTACGTAAACCGCTGACATGCTGCCTGGTTGTGTGTCGTCTGGTCAGCGATTTTGATGTATATTGTGCTTTAGAAACTTAAAAAGGGATAAGAGACTTGTAGGGGGcaagtattgtaaataaaacaaggtAATAAGTTCTCAAATGTAATGCGACTTGGAAGTTGTCGACGTGTTTCATCATGACGTCAAACTTCACTCGCAGTTCACCCTCCGTGGTCCCCTCCTCACCCACGCGGTACACGCGCAACAGACTCGCCAGCGCAGTCTTCATTGACATCATTGCGTATTGATATCCTGGACAAACAAATAAGCGTGGGAataaatctataccaatattataaagctgaagagtttgtttgtttgtttatttgaacgctctaatcttaggatctactggtccgatttgaaaaattatttcagtgttagatggcccatttatcgaggaaggctatatatcatcacgctacgaccaataggagcagagtaccagtaaaaatgttagaagaacggggaaaattaggacccattcactcttatgtggcgcaagcgaagttgcacgagtcagctagtgtagaATAAAGTGGCAACACTGAAGTTATAGGGAAAGTAAGGTGAAATAATGGCAACACGAAAAAACAAGAGAAACGAAAAAATGGTTCggcccttattacatgggactaacattgttaatggcgaaacgcgggcgTTTTTCATACACTTTTACACCTTCGGGATAATAGGGGACTAACGGAATATAGCAGGCATGACATTATGTGTAAGAATTTATGCCATTTCCGGCAAAAATTACGTTCGAAATGTCTTTGTGTGCAATTGGCGTCACAGTCTTCGGGTAGGTATATTATGCAGTTAGcggaaatattattattacgaaattaaatagctatttatttatttaatagccaGTAAAATAATAGTCTTTGTCTTAATAACAGAGATgtcatattaataaattgttcttattacatttaatgGCCATTTTcaagtaataattatgaatGATTTGACATACACTTTACTGAATATCTATAAGATATATTAGGTACATTACTCTATTAGGTACATTGTTTTAAGGTACTGGTGAGAATCGGGACTCGAAGACGAAACCTGACCTGTGTTGTAGTCACATGCACTCCCGACCATGTCATAAAGGCAGGCACATTTTTAAGTATCTACTAAAATCAAGTGTAAAAAAGGAAAGATATAAACCAGCCAAATACGAGTTGGGCTCGCACGGCGAGTTCcgtatcattatttaaaaaaaatgttacaaataatgatttttgtattgtctttcataattatataaatgtttgttgtcTGTTGTTGAAGTCGCATAGCGGCATCAGTAATACAtgatctgtgaaaatttcaactgccTAACTTTCACGGTTAATGAGATACAGCAGTAATAGACAGATAGACAACAAAGTGTCAGTAATAGTCTCGTTTTAACCCTTTAGGTACGGATCTctgaaaagaaaaactaaaatagaaGATAAACTGTACATCATAACTTAGCCAAAATTTGTATTTACCAATACAAGCCCTAGGTCCATGACTGAAAGGCATGAAGGCGGCAGGATGGGTGAGCGGCGTGTCAATGAACCGTTCAGGACGGAACTGCTCCGCGTCCTCGCCCCAGTACTTAGGGTTGCGGTGGATCGCCCAGAAGTTTATTAGTAAACCGCATCCTTCTACTAGGGTCACTCCTGACGCTGGAATAAAGATATTCAATGAATGAgtatataattgttattataaacatcCTATacctccgcggcgcagtggtttacgtCGCCAAGCCGATACaattgcatcgggaggtcgtgggttcgattcccactcacaacaattatttgtgctatgtgtccgttgtttgtatgttcgtttgtaaaagtccccgcgacacgagagcaattcttagtgcggaagttgtccttttgcataaaaaaaaatacttacctgctgcagggcaagggcattcaaattcaaaatctaaatcaattactcattcatttaaatttatgaCAGTAGTTATaatgactgaatctaccactaggttggaaagggggtagagacatatgagaagagctagcaggAAATTCTTCCCAAACAACTTCCTTTTTCCACCTATCTCTATCTAAAGATATTTATAGTCTTGGTTTGATTCCCGGGCAAAGTTCTATTGGTTATTTAAtgataactgtttttttttaaagacaactccctcattatgcattgctcttgtgtcgcggggacttttttaaacatacaaacaacggacacaaagtacaaccagacccgaaacaattatttgtggagcgcacaaataattgtcccgcgtgggaatcgaacgcacgacctcccaacgcaatggtagcggcgtggcgaccttaaccactgcgccacggaggcagtccagTGCAGTGATAttctatagaaataaaaactaacgTAGAGTGACATCTTTGTGCACATGTCTGACAATGACCGGCACGGGCGGGTACAGTCGCAGCGTCTCTCTGAGCACGGCGTCGAGGTACTTCAGCCGAGGCAGGTCCTCCGCCGTCACTGGCCGGTCCGAGTCGCCAAACACTTCGCGTAATCTGCAAGTTATGAAATAAGCTCATACAATTAATTAtctagccagttgcgctcaccggtcggtaaacgatctgtaggtaaAGTTaccgttggtgcggtcattccatagatgggtgaccgcatattgtttattgtttgagctgggcgtctccgtgcttcggagggcacgtaaaaaatcagTCCCGGCTGTCGTCTACTTagataacagccgttaagccatgtcaaaaggcCTCTTggccggcttgaacaactttgacactaggttgaccactaaccatacgataaacaaacaaacaaacaaacattatcttAATCACACCGCTGACTgaaaggagctcgtggcttagttaacaacagctgcgCGGATTGATCTCTAAGATTAGGCTACGCCTGCCGAGGTCGCtcgatgggtgaccatcttatacattaTCGagctccgtgtttcggaaggcacgttaaattgtcggCTCGGCgctaattttcaaagatctttgacagtcgttaacagtagtcggaaccttgaaagtctgacaaccgtcttaccgaagggtatcgtgttataacccaggtaaacgggttgtgaaggtcagataggcagtcactccatgtaaaatactgatatccaGCTGAATCAGGTGTGattggaagccgattccaacgtagttggaagaaaggctaggctgatgaatCAGACCGCTGACTAGTTACAAAAATCTCTTAGCTCCATACTGAATTGACCTCACCCCAAACGACTATAATTTTTGCTACGGTCTAAATAATTTGTGGCGTTTCAAGTTTACAACTTATAGACTCCAAGTCCCCTGATTTCTATTCTGAAGGCTTGACTGAtctgtttgataaatatttataaataatgaggGTAAATACTTTGatggaatattattttgaccAACCTAAATAAAAGCAGGTTCTTAGTTTATTAGAAAATGAATTTCGATTTCTTGCGAACAAAACAGTTTATACTTTAACCCCTATTATGTGATGAAGAATATTTCAACTAACTCTTGATAAACCTTCTCCTGTACATCAGGGTGCTTGGCGAGCATGAGGGTGGTGTAGGCAGCTCCTGCAGCGGACGTGTCGCTAGCAGCGAGAACCAGCACCAGCATCTCCTCACGAAGTTCCAGCGCATTGAGCTTGCCTTCGCCTCCTGACTCGATCAGCATCTCCAAGAATGATCGTAGACTTGCCTTGGGgactatcaaacaaaaaattactgctcCACTGATTCTTTTCCCGAAATCAGTGTTTATGCATAGAGTCCACTGGCCAAGTAAGTCGGGACCTTTGCCTTTAAAAAACAATCAGACGTGCAAACTTTTTCTAGCTCGTTagaacatttaataataatcagtTAAGGAAAGTTTGATCAATGACAAAAAAGGTTTTGTGACTGACCTTCATCTGACGTGTAgacaatgttttcttttttcaagacttctaattttgatgaaatgatcTGCCAAaaggcaaaaaaacattaattacaacATAGATAATATTGATCTTTCGATTTATTGATACATACGGGATGATTTTTTATACGCGAGCCTACGTTAACTAACAAACTTCTACCTTGTCCATAAAATTCCACATATATTTCTTGCTAGATGTATACTGTTCATAAGATTCGGGATTTAGCAGTTTGAACATTTTGTCGTTATGCAGCCAAGGTTGGCAGGCTCTCAGAGCGTCGATACGACAGCAGTTGTCGAAGGAGTGCAGGAACGGCTGCTCCGGCTGTAGTTGAGCGTCTACGTCGATACCCAGCGATGTTTCTGGAGAAGAAACGACATTTTGAATTAGTCTTTGTTCAAGGTAAGGtcagatgtatggatgtgaataaggcaggggaaagtttgtaaggatcgtaccaagtggcgtttttggTGTCTGTCTACCCCTATTAGAAAAACGggttaaattatgtatgtatatagagaATTATTCTGAACTTACTGCAAGCAGAATCCATGGAGTAAGCAGCAATGTACTTCCAAATAGAAAATACTCCATTCCCCGCGACCGACTTTAGTTGCTTCACCATAATCTGACTCTGAGCAGAGAATTCTTGTATGAAACTGTTCAAATTCTTCTGGCTGAACGTCGGAGCCACCATCTTGCGCCGAGGACGCCAGATTGGCACTGCAATAATTAGCTTTCAGTAGCGCCATTCTCTACTGttggtactattgagtatcaagAGTGTGAGTTActtagattcaataaaaaactaaaatattcaaagtttTGATTTCCATCTACCGGAAatcacaaaatatacatttatgtaaagtaagtaaaaagAGAACAATCTTTCAATCccttataaaattaagaaaaactgACACAAAAATTCAAATTGGAGTAAAGTCGGAAAGTTTAAACGGtccgtgtttttttatttcccgTCCGCTTTGCTTGAGACTTTTAACAATGTAATTCCCTACAAATCtagaaaatttcaataaatgttgtCTACGATCCCAACATTCTAATTTCTAAAGATCTCTTCATGAGTTATACAAGCCTGGTACCTATTCTAAATGTGAAGATCTAATGATATAATTTgattcgtaaaataaaataatttctatcaTTACCAGGTGCAAAAATACTGCCATTGCCTAACAATGCTTTGAAGAAATCGATGGCTGCATCTTTCTCCAGACAAGTTTTGAGAAGGAACTCCGCTGCCACGGGATCTGCTACAACTGTAACAgaaatatttacgaaattatTCACTACTATACAACTACAGTGCAGAacgctaatatttttaaaaaaataacacattatatttaaagtatgtacattaaatcaataaataaaatgttacacaCACTACCATGCATTTCACATTTGTCTATATACCTAccgttttatatgtttaatgaagtcttactgaatgtcatataatacatttttatattaagttatacttataatttaaattcattatagtTGAATTTGGACTACTGGGCGACCACTAGTAAGTATTATTAAGTAggaagtataatataatttcttaccTATGAATAGTTGTGAGCCTCGCCAATGTGATATGAGACCTCCATTCTTAATGGCTTCTTTTCCAGCCCTTTTGAACACATTCATACGATCTGAAAGGCAAAATACCTTTGAATAATAATACCAAAGTTCCCAACCTCGCATTTGACCTGTATAGTGGGGCTTAgggcctgtctgtctgtctccaggctctATCTCAAAAACCGCGATatctagaaagctgaaatttttcacaaatgatgtatttctgttgccgctacaataacaaatacaaaaatgtaaaaaaaattgataaggggttccatacaataaacgtgttttttttagtttttttgctCAATATAAATTTTCTATCATGGATGATGGTACgaaacccttcgtgcgcgagtcacGTTGACACTTGTAGCGCATGTCAATCGGGACAGAAGCTTAAATGAACCTGAAGATGGGACATGTGAGAGCATTGCGCATGCCTCGCGATGTCTATACGCGGCTTAAAAAAGTTTAGGAtaaaacaagcgtgatattatgtatgtatgaacctataaaatacaggtatttataaaaagtgCGTAAGTATATGCTTTAAAAAATAGCAAATGAAGCcccattaattttattgttttagtacgCATCTTACCGAAACGAGGAAGTAAACTaatttaggtacttacttattattatattgaaaataacaaattatacaatttatacattcATGTTTTTAAGACaccgtttatttataaactttttacagTTTACTGAGTACACCAAAATATGAGCGTCACAATTGGATATGGTTttgatttaaacaaaaaataataatgggtCGTAACGGTGCGCTTGACTGCTTTCCTTTAAATATTAGCAGAGCGTATCAAGGCGCAAAATTATCTCAAGCAATTATAGATTACCTGCCcgtatagtttataaataaatcccaataaattataaacgaataaatacatagtttatGTACAGTTTGTAATGCCACTTgggtattataatataacatcacGTCTTTGAAATAACGAGCCTTACTTTTATAACCCACAATGGAGACAGACTGCCGTAGACCGATTTTAGTGCAAAGCCTTGTTGAAGGCCTTTGCCCAACACTGGGACGATAAAGGCTTATAGCTATAAtagtaatatcacgcctgtacCCCCCTTAAGAACTGAACAGAAATCGAAGAAATGCAATAGCACTTCACTCGACTCGAATTTGAGTCCTCATGATCAACTTTCGTGTGCATACCTACGTTAATATGCTAccgtcctctaactataatgccgtaATGTAATGTTTC
The genomic region above belongs to Anticarsia gemmatalis isolate Benzon Research Colony breed Stoneville strain chromosome 5, ilAntGemm2 primary, whole genome shotgun sequence and contains:
- the LOC142973240 gene encoding cytochrome P450 4d2-like, with the translated sequence MLWKIALILIILWAIYSRWTRRRMIALTSKVLTMKSPALPFIGHSYIFLGTDEDRMNVFKRAGKEAIKNGGLISHWRGSQLFIVVADPVAAEFLLKTCLEKDAAIDFFKALLGNGSIFAPVPIWRPRRKMVAPTFSQKNLNSFIQEFSAQSQIMVKQLKSVAGNGVFSIWKYIAAYSMDSACKTSLGIDVDAQLQPEQPFLHSFDNCCRIDALRACQPWLHNDKMFKLLNPESYEQYTSSKKYMWNFMDKIISSKLEVLKKENIVYTSDEVPKASLRSFLEMLIESGGEGKLNALELREEMLVLVLAASDTSAAGAAYTTLMLAKHPDVQEKVYQELREVFGDSDRPVTAEDLPRLKYLDAVLRETLRLYPPVPVIVRHVHKDVTLPSGVTLVEGCGLLINFWAIHRNPKYWGEDAEQFRPERFIDTPLTHPAAFMPFSHGPRACIGYQYAMMSMKTALASLLRVYRVGEEGTTEGELRVKFDVMMKHVDNFQVALHLRTYYLVLFTILAPYKSLIPF